A stretch of DNA from Excalfactoria chinensis isolate bCotChi1 chromosome 19, bCotChi1.hap2, whole genome shotgun sequence:
CCTGTGATTCACGTAGGGAAGGACGGAGGTTGACAGTGCTATTTAACAGCAACTTTTAGTGGAGTTTGGTGGGAGAAGGAGCCCCATTCCAGGCTACAGCTCCTGAAAGGAGGTGGGTCCAGCTAACAGTGATAACGTGAGGGGTGATGGCctgaagttgtgccaggggagagtCAGAACGGGTGTTAGGGACGATTTCATCTCCAAAGCTGCACAGGGAAGGGgggtccctggaggtgtcccagaTGTGGGGATGTGGTGCAGTAGGTGAGCGCTATGGCCGTCCCACCCTTCGGGCACCCAACGGTGTGACCTCATATGGAACGGCCCTTTTTATTCCGGCTGGTTTTGTTACACGTTGCGCAACCCTTCGCTCAGGGCTGCGGCGAGGCAGAGCGGGCCTCGAGGGGAGGAGAACGAGGGAGAGAAGAGCGGGACTGCGGGACCTGCCGCTGGGGGAGGCGGGGAGCTGAGCTCCGCCCGCGGCACAGCGCGGTGAGCCCCGAGCGCCACGCCGGGCCTTGTGCGGTGGCTCCGCCCGCGCTGAGGCTGAGGGGCCGGGCAGGGCcgcgctccgccgccgccgccacaATTTTGTCCGCTCCGCGCCGCCGTCGTTGTGGCCGCCCGGGGTGAGAGGTGACGGCTGCGTCCCCGGAAGCGGCGGCggcagagggaggaggaggcggaggaggcGGCGTCCGGGCCGCGGCGACGGACGGGAGCGGccctccccgccccgcagccccccggcagggcagggcaggaggatgCTGCAGAGCCCGGCCCGCCGCCCCTGAGCCCCGCCGCCTCCGGGCCTCCacccgcccggcccggcggcaTCTTCCCCCCTTCGGGCGCCGGTAAGGCGGGCACGGGCTGGGCTGGGACGGGCCGGGAGGGTCCTGCAGGCCGCGGGGTCGCTGCGGGCCTTCCGTGCGGGATATCCCTGCGGGTATTTACGTTTCCGAGCTGTGATCCTtctgctattttgtttttatttctttttttttctcctttatttttccttcccgTTTCCCCATCGCGTTCTCTTTCCGCTCTAACCTCTATCGGAAGGCGTTATCCCCTTTTCAAAACACTATTCCCCGTGCGGTACCGTGCTGGGTGTCCCAGGTTGGAACCGAGCGGTGCGTCATAAGCACAGAACTGCACATGGACACCATGGCAGCGCTTCAGCTTGACGAGGGAACGGACTGACAGAGCCCAGGGCTGCCTGCcgcttcttccttctctcctttgcaCTTCAAGGCTCTGCCTTCCTCAGGAGATGCCCTGAAGTTACCTCTGCCTCCGttatctgttttcctctgcCCACATGTTGCAGGACAAGCCGTGGCTCTGGGTATGAATCCCTCTGGTGCTGCTTTCTGCATCCTCGTTGAACTTTAAGGAAGTTTTGTGATGTGTAACGTGGCCTGAAATGCAAATGGTATTTAAGCCTGCTTTTCCCGGTCAGTCATTAACTCGGTTTTATAAACAGCTGGTGTCTGACTAAATAGGTGTTGGATGGGTGGCTGTGGGCTCACCCTGCGCCACGCATccacctgcagcacctgcacaACGGGGGACAGCATTGCCAGCGGAGATAGGAGTGGAGAACTGAGTGCTCTCTGACCCCTCATTCACTCCCCCCAAGGTGGATTAAGGCCTCTGTTGCTTCCCATGATTCGAGGAGTGGCTCTGCACAGAGGAATGTGATTCTTTTCCACTTGAAAGACAAGAATTGAACCACCACCTGATGGGGTAGGATTGACTCTGTGCTGTCAGAGGTGGGGAGCAGGGCAGCAACTGCTTGACCAGGTGTCCTTCGTGTGAGCAGGGGCTGGGACTGCATCGTCCCAGGGCAGAACTCAgacctggagctgcagctccactgCCTGACAGTTCAACTTCTTTTAGACACGATCCTGTTTTACCCCACTTCTTTGGGCCAGGTGTGGATACCGACACAACATTACTAACCCAGCTTTGATATTTGATATTCCTATCAGCTCTTACCTACTTGTTTCCATCCTTTTTGCCATATTTGCACTCTTTTCCCTCGCTgtggctgctggctctgctcctgTCTCTCTTAGCAGTCAGCATTACCCTCTGTCCAcattcagagctctgctttgccATTTATTTCCACTAACGCCATTTCCTCAGTTGTCATTCTTGGGCTTAAGGCTGCATACCTGTCTGCTCTCTGTCTCATTACAGCTCTCATTACGAACTGGCTGAAGAAGCCTTTTTTTGGGCATTCTTACTGTAGAATTCCATACCTCAATCCTTAATGTGTAGCCTTAATGAAGTCAACTATTAACCTGCATGCGCTGGTTGCTAAACCAGCGTGTATTAAAATGCCACTGAGATTTTCATTGCTTCCTGAACAGAACCTTCCTGTGAACTGTGGGTTTTTTGGCTGCCATCAGTACGGTACAcaaggtttgttttcttatggaAGTTTATAACAATTGCTTCTACTGAGCAGCTCCTATACAAATAAATCGTTTGCCTTTTGCTTATCCCACTCCCAGGCTGTCATATGTAGGAGCTGGGCTGAtagttgggctagatgatcgTATTGCTCTTTTCAACCTTaaccattctgtgatatatAATTTGTAACGTATACATTTCAGATGTGAGGACCTTGAAGTTCTCGGCTATTTTATGTTATCCTGCTGTTACGCCACAGTCTGTGTGATCCAGACTATAAGTCATGCTGTAAGTCATTACTTTGGCTTCTAACAGTTGGAAGGTTTTAGAGATGCCCAAGCCAGAACTCTTGCATATGAAAACACGCTCTTCCCGTCACTCAGATGGTTGGCAGACAGGGCTGCGTTCTGCACTTTGGCAGCAAAATGGCTGTTTTCAGGCCGAAGTTGGGTTCGCTTTTTATTTGACAGCAGTTTGGAGGAGTAAAAGTTTGTAGATAAACGttcctttttggttttttaaccCCTCTGCCCTTATtgtgttttctgcctttgaCAGAAGTTACGTGCAGGAGGTTGGGCTTATGAGATTCGGTATTCATTTGAGCCTTCAGATTGACTCTAAGGATCACCAGGTTGCTTCCATTCTCTGCCTTTGTTTTATGGGTTGAGCTGTTTGCTGGTTCTGTACCTCTTGAGGATGTCGAAATGTTGAATTGTGCTTCAAAAAGTGTTTCAAGTGGAAAAATACACTTGGTGCAAGTATGAAGGGTTTGGCTCTGTTGAGTCCCAGGGCTCTCACACTTATAATCTGCTTGTGGAATGACCCCATTACCACAGTCATATCAGTCGTATCACAGTCATAATCTCCTTTTCAGCAATAATGCTCTCATGGCCATTCAGCATCGTGCAGCATCCTGTGCTCCTCAGTTGGCCATTTCCGTGGCAGTGTTGTGTGCTTCCTCCTTTCTGGGAATGTTATCCTTTATCAGGAAAGATATTTATGGGATGGAATAGGTCTGAGGACATGCAGAGGTTGCCATGAGCCTGCTGTGCTCGGGGTTATTGTGCTTCCATTGCTGGAAGGATACCAGGGGATGTGATCTCCTGTCCTCAGTATGCCTGCCTTGCTGTTAGTCGTCTCCTTGCTGGAGAGTCATAGggttgtttgagttggaaggggcccttaatggtcatctagtccaactcccagaGAAGACCAATAGCGTTTCTCTGAGGCTGAGGGATGGAAGGAGGAGAATCAGCTATTAGGGAAAGCATTGTTGGATTCCTCAGTCCCAGGGCAGAAATAtcagcaggctgagcagcttCACCCCACAGTGTCCCCATATGGCTCCTAAAATATGAACTGAAAAACctcctttattttattcttccatAGTCATCAGTGTGGAAAATGGCGACGGGTtggaggttggacttgatgatcttagtggtcttttccaaccttaatggttctatgcAAAGTAAGTCTTCCTATGACGTAAGTGGGAAAGCTCTCCGTTTTATTTCTCTCCCAGCTGCGTGTTTTCTGCTAAAGGCTGGAAATGTTttgatggaagaaagaaaatatttatctccTGGCTTGCAGTGGTTTAGGTGCTAAGCATTCCTTCTTGTTTGAAGAGAAGGAAGCCAAATTAAATCCAAGATAATTTTGGTGCCCGCTGCTGTTTACTCTTCTGAAACGAGGAGTGCTTTGGTTCGAGATCAGCACTGTGCCTTTGTTTGTGTGTCACTCATGAGCAATCACAGCTCGGCTGATTTGTGTTGAAGGGTTTTTCTGGCACAGAACAGTCACTTTGGAATCAGGGTGGTTAACCCTGAGCTGACCCATCCCCAGCACATAGAGTGGTGCCTCTTGGAGAACATAATTGATCATAACAATGAACTGCAGAGTGAGAGTGACGTGCTTTTAAGTGCAGAGAGATGGGCAGATGTGGAACACGGAGAAGGGGAAATATCTCGAAGGAAATGAGTTGATGTGAAGCTCTCTGTACCAAAGATGTTAGGCAACATCATGGCAAGAGACGTGAAGAAGTTCTGTCATGTGTTTACTTTCATCACTTTGAAAGTCATctgttgttctttccttttggcAGCGGTAGTTTTGGTCCTGACACCTGTATTAATACAACACGAGGTTCTGTTGTCACTGTCGGTTGGGCTCCTTTGATATCGAAGCCCCACAAAGTGAATTCCTACCCTTCTGCTGTGGTTTACTCCATTCACTTTTTGGTCTTAGCAATGGACAGCAGGATTTCCCTTACTTGTCGTTTTCTCTTGCAAAACTGACTCTGTGTCAGCCGTCACTCCAATACTCTTTTAAGTACAAACCAGGAGCGATTGCTTGTGCTCCTTTCCTGATGTTGCTGTGTTAACCCCTGAGCTATCCTGGTGGAAAAGTGCCCTAAGCTGCAGAACCAGAGGGAGAGCAGCCGGTAGAAGCGCTTCAGGCCTCTTTCTCCATTACTTATTCATTCAGCTAAAAGTGAAATGTGATCTTGTTTCCCTGACCTGCCGGGAGGTAACAGCATCCCGTTTCTTTTCTGAACTGCgtgaaagagaaatggaagttTCAATGGGATCCTTCAGGTTATTCATTTACTCAGGGGAAGCTGTGAGCTCCGAGGAGAGGCGCAGTCGCTCTGCGTTCCTATCCAGGctcagcagaagggagcagtaGCAGTGTATGGAGCAGTAGCAGTGTATGGAGCAGTAGCAGTGTATGGAGCAGTAGCAGTGTATGGAGCAGTAGCAGTGTATGGAGCAGTAGCAGTGTATGGAGCAGTAGCAGTGTACGGAGCAGTATCAGTGTACAGAGCATTACCTgagcccacagctgctgtgggagcacacattttgctttctcctcGCACAAATTCATTGGTAATTAATGCTGTTCAGACATTGTTTTCCTAAAAATCACTTCTCATGGCAGCAGCGCGGCGATGCTGCTTGTAATTCCGCTCTGCACAAGCTGCGTCCAATTGCTGTTTTCGTGGCAGCTCGGGTATTAAAATCCACagtcatttgcttttctctccgAAGGCACATTACGGTTCAGCTTACAGCTTTTTCTAATTGCTTGCAAAGCTGCTGACTTGTGGGGGCACATTAAGCAACCGGCGCGGTAAAGCTGGTGATCTCTTACATAAAAATATTAGCCCCAATATTTTTGTGTGCGTGCTTTTCAGCACATCGGCTTTTATGGCCAAGTTGAAACCCTCTGGTAAAACAAGAACCCTAATGGAAAAGTTGGAAGCCCCTTTGAAAAGAGGATCACAGCACTGCGTGTGCTCTGGGTGACGTTCAGCTTTGATTAATGGCTGTAATAAAGCTTGCATCTGTGTTGTTATTTTCCCAAGGAAATCCAGGAGGGAACACTGAATACAAGCCTGCTTTTGGTTTGTCTTTTTGATCTATTTCCATCCCACTGTGCTTTTAGATGAGCTGCTGAGGGGGGTTTAACGAGGGCTGGTGGAGGAGATGGGCTGTCAGCAGGAGGATGGGAGGCAGggcatgctgagcagccccagcatggGACCTCCCAGCGGCAGCACTCCTTGCCCCCCTCTGCCACCTCAAGGGTTCTCCGGTGGAGGTTCTGCTGCTCCTGGATGTGGACAGCAGTCCTGGTAAGGTACATGCTTGTCATCACCTCtcacctttccttccttcccttctctctgctttctctgcactgTGCAGGACACACTGTGTGACGAGGTGTTTGCAGCATCCCATCCTTTGTGCTCCCAGCTTTCCTGGGCTTTGCAGAGGGGCTGCAAATCAGTCAGTGGTGTAAAAAATAAACCCAGGCTGTGACCTTGTGCTGTGCAGTCAGCCCTGTTTACCTGTTTGAGCAGGGTTCTCTATAGCATGTGGTGTGCAGACAGGGAAGGCTCTATGCTGTGTTACCgctgcagctcagggctgccTCACACACCTCACGATCTCTTCTCTGGAATGATAATGCAGATTTAGTCGATGtttctgctgtcagaaatgACCAGAAGTAAGTTGCAGTTGTTGTATGTGGTGGGATCTGAAGAAACTTTGGAAACTTgtccattttctgttcttgctttcttATGGCTCCCTGTGTCAGGGCACCGATCTCATTCTCCCTCCTCCAAACCTGTCCCCCTGAATCCTTCCACTGGTCAGGCTCCAGCTGGGCTGGAAGTGACACGTGCTCCTGATAAGAGTCAATGAGAACCATACagacctgcaggcagcagtcCCCGGCTTAATTAAAGGTTATCAGATCCATATGAATGCTCAAACATTAACCACTTCAGTGCTGAATTCTTCAATGGTCTCAAAGCTTACCTTTTCCTGGGAGTTTTTGGAGCAGGCGGTCTGTAACTAGGAATAGCCACCTTCCTTATGGATGTGGTTGGGGTTAGAGCCTTTGTAACACATGCTGTCAGACAACAGTAAGGTTTACTTCACCTTGGAGTCCTCTTCTTGTTCAGACTTTAGCAGAAGTTCCCTGGCTGTTTGAATCAAGgagctgtgctcttctccccaCCAGTGCTGTTGTTAGCTGTTTCTGACAGCAGGATTCCTGATGCAGAAGCTTAAAATACCCCTGAGCTACTTCTCAGTCCCATTTTGAAGGTCCTGTCCTTTAGGGATGGGGGGAAAGAGAGGTGTTTTAAGGCTTCAGCTTGGACTTGAAGAGCAGTTGAAGAAGAGATGTGCACAGTTTGATCTGTGGGGCTGCATTACGACCTGCATTTGAGGAGTCTGAATATTACTGGGATTAAAGAGTTGCAGTATATTCTGCATGGGTAAGTGGGGAGGTGGCTGGTTTCGTTGCTCATCACCAATATCTGTGCTAGAAGTCGTCCtcatttattaaaatcttttcctGGGGAGCAGAGAATGTGAGGTTGAATGTATTTGGATTCATGTGAATgtggtttgatttgttttatctGAGACATACCAACTCTGTGTTCACTGACCAGTAGTAGAGTTACGTCATTTAATCTCCTTTTTAGCATGCAATTTGATGTTTTTATTGCCAAACTTCTGTCTTTGCTATTCGATCACCCCACCACAAAGCGCACACAGCCCAGTCACTGCTgtgatgttctttcttttccaggtgAACAATCAGAATAATGTTCAACATAAACCTGTTGGAGAACCTGAAGGTTTACATCAGCAGCCGACCTCCTCTCGTGGTGTTTATGATCAGCGTAAGCGCTATGGCAATAGCTTTTCTGACACTGGGTTATTTCTTTAAGATCAAGGAGATCAAGTCACCAGAAATGACAGAGGTACGATACAAAAAGTTCCTGAGTGGAAATGCTGATctgtaaaacattcccaatgctAAGGAATTCTGTTTTCCCACCTCAGGAGCCCTGTTAGGGAAGTACACAGTCCTATGGGAGATTGTCTTTGATAAACTCCCTGCTGATTTTACTAGGAAAGTGACATTGGTGTGAATGTTTGAATAGCTTATTTTAGTTTCAGGGTGAGGCTGAACCATCTGACGTGGATCTTCCTTAGAGTGACCAGgagcctttcttttccttaatcCTTTTCGTCAGCTACCTTGTTTGTGAAACTTCTGATCTTATCTAGCACTGCTGTTCCATAATGAGGAAAAACCTTGTTGGAAAGTGCTCATACTTTGAGCATGGTGAGAATGGACCAAGCCAGTAGATTCCTTCTGGAGTTTAAAGGAGGATGTTCCTCTACTGAGCCAAGCAGCAGCCATGCAGTGGTTGGGATTGAGCACCAAACGTTCATAAACAGCTTGCCCATTTTTGAGATGGCCATGAAGGTGTTTGTGCTCACTTCCTGGGCTGTGTAATTCACATTGAGTGGCTTGGAACTGCAGCTAGGTGGTACGTAGCAaggtctgtgctgcaggaggggcaTCCTGTGGTTAACTTGCTGATCTGGGCTaaatctttgtgtttgttttaaggaCTGGAATACTTTCCTCCTGAGATTTAATGATTTGGACTTCTGTATATCTGAGAATGAAACCCTGAAGCATCTCATCAATGACACCACAACTCCAGAAAGTACAGTGACCAGCGGGCAGGCCagatcttccacacagtcccCACAGACTCTTGAGGATTCCGGCCCCATCAACATCTCCGTTACAATCACTTTGACACTGGACCCACTCAGACCTTTTGGCGGATATTCCCGCAACATCACACATCTAAGTTCCACCATTTTTGGACACCAGATTGGACTCTCAGGTATGCAAGACTTGGCTTCTATGAGTTTGAATGATACCTTAAATTCTCCACTGTCATAGATCAGAATTGGTAAGgttgaaaagaccactaagatcagtgaacttctgaaaaagcaaacgTTCAACAGAGCCTGATGCCCTCAGTCCTTTTGGGGGCAGGAGAGATTAGATGGGCCAGCAACTGTtggcttttgttgctgttcctgggttggttttgttggtttgcttagcagtttctttgtttgcagcagctttgtttctttttgtttatttggctTTACTTGGTTTTAAaccttctctttgctttctgcattgtTAGTAGAGATTCCAGGTGACTTCAAAGGTATAGACTCGGGGTAAGGTTGCCTTCTTGATCAGTTGCACGCTGTCCTTATCCTAGTGATTGTTGCTCAGATACTTTTGTGATTGAAAACcagctttcttcctctcctctctttctcaaAGGCAGAGAATCCCACGAGGAGATAAACATTACCTTCACACTGCCGGCTGCCTGGAATTCAGACGACTGTGTTCTTCATGGTCACTGCGAGCAGGTTGTGTTCACAACCTGCATGACTGTGACAGCAGCCAGCAATGTATTCCCTGTCACAGTGTAAGTGGATTTTACATACTTTCACAGGCTGGTTGCAGGGAGATTAACCTCTCGGCAGCTTCTCTGAGGCTGCCACATCCTGATGGATGATGTGACTGTGCAAATGGTGTGCTTGCTTTGCTTCCCCCATTGGAAGAGCCCTGTCTCAAGTCTGGAGGGTTTTGCTGTCTTTTAACAATGCTAGATTTTTCAGAGGGTGTTTTGACTGCAGGCCTTTCAGCATGCAACCTGTGATTTAAACTTTAGTAGGAACAAGAGAATCAATGAAATTCAAGGTATCCTATAATGCAGTTTCTCTGCCTGGTATGAGAGCTGAGGCTTCACTCGGAGatccttattttcttccctgctgagAGATCAGCAGAAGCTGGATGTTGCTTTGCTGCCAAACCCACTAAACACAGCCTTCTCATCAGAATCGTTTCCCTTTGTCTCCTCTGAACCCCTGACACGATGCAGTGTACTCAGGAAGACCATCAGGCAGGTTCTCTTGACTGTATGAAGCCACATAAAAGCCATGTTTTTTCTAATTAAGCTGTGGGATGTTGGCTTACTGACACAACATGCAGTTAAATTCTAATGTTAGGATAGTAATCATATGGTTCTATAAACTCTTTTGGCTAATCATTGTggggtggtggtttttttttttgctgttttggaaGATCcagaataaaactgttttatgCAGCTGTGAAGAATTAGGCATGGCTCCATTTTGTAAGTTAGCCTTTCTGAATGTAGATTGAATGGCAATTAGTGTgctaattatttctgtttttctacagTCAGCCACCACATTGTGTTCCTGAAACATACAGCAATGCTACGCTTTGGTACAAG
This window harbors:
- the TMEM248 gene encoding transmembrane protein 248, with amino-acid sequence MFNINLLENLKVYISSRPPLVVFMISVSAMAIAFLTLGYFFKIKEIKSPEMTEDWNTFLLRFNDLDFCISENETLKHLINDTTTPESTVTSGQARSSTQSPQTLEDSGPINISVTITLTLDPLRPFGGYSRNITHLSSTIFGHQIGLSGRESHEEINITFTLPAAWNSDDCVLHGHCEQVVFTTCMTVTAASNVFPVTVQPPHCVPETYSNATLWYKIFTTARDSNTKYAQDYNPFWCYKGAIGKVYHALNPKLTVIVPDDDRSLINLHLMHTSYFLFVMVITMFCYAVIKGRPSKLRQSNTEFCSEKVALSEA